From the genome of Chionomys nivalis chromosome 19, mChiNiv1.1, whole genome shotgun sequence, one region includes:
- the Zfp57 gene encoding LOW QUALITY PROTEIN: zinc finger protein 57 homolog (The sequence of the model RefSeq protein was modified relative to this genomic sequence to represent the inferred CDS: deleted 1 base in 1 codon) yields the protein MGSKKQPAQPLQRPITCEDVAVYFTNEEWACLTEKQKILYRKVQSETFKNLASVGSKKRKSQEPSSNLEDEENNDKEKGSLACTGMFKGGPLYFCLTCGRCYKKYINLFNHQFKAQKTTSHKAVGSKPQHRKERTFSCQLCNKNYRDPSGLSRHRRTHLGYRPSSCSVCGKCFRDQSEVKRHMKVHENRKPVTGNQEHEVKKVPLTTAGSQGPNVRHVKAIQRPVVRAKASCSRDSSLNVRSSSIPVKCSRKNIHCPYCLIHFTKRTCFLTHLKVHFTNEPDQYLRRRESSHSSVVVGSQKNTHRKQDIYCCPVCDVCFREKESLLDHMCCKESGRSIKCWEILGHLLAFLDDPFKPGNISKVKESSREEKKKK from the exons ATGGGAAGCAAGAAACAG CCTGCCCAGCCCCTCCAGAGACCAATCACTTGTGAGGATGTAGCCGTGTATTTCACCAACGAAGAATGGGCATGTCTGACTGAGAAACAGAAGATCCTTTACCGGAAAGTGCAGTCAGAAACCTTTAAGAACCTGGCATCTGTAG gaagcaagaagaggaaatctcaagaACCTAGCTCAAATCTGGAAGATGAAGAGAACAATGATAAAGAGAAGGGCTCTCTTGCTTGTACAGGGATGTTCAAAGGTGGACCACTCTATTTCTGCCTGACCTGTGGCAGATGTTACAAAAAGTACATCAACCTCTTTAATCACCAGTTTAAGGCCCAGAAGACTACTAGCCACAAAGCCGTGGGCTCCAAGCCTCAGCATCGTAAAGAGAGGACTTTCTCTTGCCAGCTCTGTAACAAGAACTACCGCGATCCTTCTGGACTGAGCCGGCACCGACGCACTCATTTAGGTTATAGGCCCAGTTCATGCTCTGTGTGTGGAAAATGCTTCCGGGATCAGTCTGAGGTCAAACGCCACATGAAGGTACACGAAAACAGGAAGCCAGTGACTGGCAACCAGGAGCATGAGGTGAAGAAGGTTCCACTTACAACAGCTGGATCCCAAGGTCCCAACGTCAGGCATGTGAAAGCGATCCAAAGACCAGTGGTCAGGGCTAAGGCAAGCTGCAGCAGAGACTCATCTTTGAATGTCAGATCCAGCTCTATTCCAGTAAAATGCTCAAGAAAAAACATCCATTGCCCCTATTGTTTGATACATTTTACCAAGAGGACTTGCTTCTTAACCCACCTCAAAGTCCACTTCACAAATGAGCCCGACCAATACCTCCGTCGCAGAGAGTCCTCCCACTCATCCGTGGTGGTAGGTTCCCAAAAGAACACCCACAGAAAGCAGGATATCTACTGTTGCCCTGTCTGCGACGTCTGCTTTAGGGAAAAGGAAAGCCTGCTGGATCACATGTGCTGTAAAGAATCAGGCAGATCCATTAAGTGCTGGGAAATCCTGGGTCATTTGCTTGCCTTTCTTGATGATCCCTTT AAACCaggaaatatttcaaaagtaAAGGAGTCctcaagggaagaaaagaagaaaaaatga
- the LOC130890444 gene encoding zinc finger protein 57-like: PVADVTNVHQRLSPPIYNPVDYQSQSRGLRPQYPVGWSFTCELCNKNYRDPSGLSRHRRTHLGYRPSSCSVCGKCFRDQSEVKRHVKVHENRKPVTDNQEHEVKKVPLTTAGSQGSNVRHVKVIQRPVVRAKASCSRDSSLNVRSISIPVRCASNLHCLFCSICFTKRCFLTYLNLHFKNEPDQYLGGGESSHSSVVVGSQEKTHRKQDIYCCPVCDVCFREKESLLDHMCYKESGRPSTCWEFLGHTLGSLDDPFETAEVGVQTGLS; encoded by the coding sequence CCTGTGGCAGATGTTACAAACGTACATCAACGTCTTTCACCACCAATTTACAACCCAGTGGACTACCAGTCACAAAGTCGGGGCCTCAGGCCTCAGTATCCTGTAGGCTGGTCTTTCACTTGTGAGCTCTGTAACAAGAACTACCGCGATCCTTCTGGACTGAGCCGGCACCGACGCACTCATTTAGGTTATAGGCCCAGTTCATGCTCTGTGTGTGGAAAATGCTTCCGGGATCAGTCTGAGGTCAAACGCCACGTGAAGGTACACGAAAACAGGAAACCAGTGACTGACAACCAGGAGCATGAGGTGAAGAAGGTTCCACTTACAACAGCTGGATCCCAAGGTTCCAACGTCAGGCATGTGAAAGTGATCCAAAGGCCAGTGGTCAGGGCTAAGGCAAGCTGCAGCAGAGACTCATCTCTGAATGTCAGATCCATCTCTATTCCAGTAAGATGCGCAAGTAACCTTCATTGCCTCTTTTGTTCTATTTGTTTTACCAAGAGGTGCTTCTTAACCTACCTCAATCTCCACTTCAAAAATGAGCCCGACCAATACCTCGGTGGCGGAGAGTCCTCCCACTCATCCGTGGTGGTAGGTTCCCAAGAGAAAACCCACAGGAAGCAGGATATCTACTGTTGCCCTGTCTGCGATGTCTGCTTTAGGGAAAAGGAAAGCCTGCTGGATCACATGTGCTATAAAGAATCAGGCAGACCCAGTACGTGCTGGGAATTCCTTGGTCATACACTTGGCTCTCTTGATGATCCCTTTGAGACAGCTGAGGTAGGGGTCCAGACCGGGCTCTCTTAG